One window of the Anaerolineae bacterium genome contains the following:
- a CDS encoding CHAT domain-containing protein, which yields MSVRFSANMMGGHTDGSQGIVQPGQAMFQANNRQGGCDPARMLRILALLAAPVYDPRRPYCFPPPMDLQWEWQKLSQKVEESRAPIFLTRLVPPTLDSLRRALSPRARAQGLFPDILHFSGHAWSEGLLLEDELGQIDYATTDKILEALKDLPGPLNLVVLNGCESAADVRSVAQALVNSGKARAVVGHTRRVYDFEAVHFAAYLYAELTDGFPLKEAVARAQRAITTHEVVLLGDADLRFECFTGGEPCIDDGRPPGNLPPRPGLFFGRGSQLVGIAAALAHPPRVVVISGPATIGKTSLALEAAHRNAWRFSGGVAFAKGSYPENTWPNTADDFFYSLAEALGLRPEPGRVTEALTLYTDRQPTLLILDNVDTLPPQELKRLRQFLERLGGRSAALVMARSPQRSLEELPCAWPISIHEGIGIEAAAFYALRLAWERKVPIGEEQAKEIALATDGHPHLVNLLVAQARRRDLEAFLQEIRERRGDFQKQLEKVYEWSASLLEERGQLKAWQTLLLFPGGVAPESLLRAAAGEEAISALLEAALADFDPVFQSWRWHATVAEYARLHWPLTDDKRFAHLTSLLPEWTKWVENLQPNTPETARRLEVQQVNLEAVLGEAARLPRELLRGLLRSLDKVLPPPDRTLALRAFEERVYRTWVELAAEDAERATALGMLGLALSSLGRLEEALKATEEALGIYRGLAEVNPQAFLPYLAGSLNNLGKVLSGLGRLEEALKATEEALGIYRGLA from the coding sequence ATGAGCGTCCGCTTTTCTGCCAACATGATGGGTGGCCACACCGATGGCTCCCAGGGGATAGTCCAGCCCGGGCAGGCGATGTTCCAGGCCAACAACCGGCAGGGGGGTTGCGACCCTGCCCGCATGCTTCGCATCCTGGCCCTCTTGGCCGCGCCGGTTTACGACCCCCGCCGGCCGTATTGCTTCCCACCGCCTATGGACCTGCAGTGGGAATGGCAAAAACTGAGCCAGAAGGTTGAGGAAAGCCGTGCTCCCATCTTTCTCACCCGCCTTGTCCCACCCACGCTGGATTCCCTGCGCCGCGCCCTATCTCCCCGTGCCAGAGCCCAGGGCCTTTTCCCCGATATCCTCCACTTCAGCGGCCATGCCTGGTCCGAAGGCCTTTTGCTGGAGGACGAACTGGGACAGATAGACTACGCCACTACCGACAAAATCCTGGAAGCCCTGAAGGACCTACCCGGCCCATTGAATCTGGTCGTCCTCAACGGCTGCGAATCGGCGGCCGACGTTCGCTCTGTAGCTCAGGCGCTGGTGAATAGTGGTAAAGCCCGCGCTGTGGTGGGCCACACCCGGCGTGTCTATGACTTTGAGGCAGTCCACTTCGCTGCTTATCTTTACGCCGAGCTCACCGACGGGTTCCCGCTTAAAGAAGCCGTTGCTCGTGCTCAGCGCGCCATCACCACCCACGAGGTGGTGCTGCTGGGCGACGCAGACCTCCGCTTTGAGTGTTTCACCGGGGGCGAGCCCTGTATAGACGATGGCCGTCCGCCCGGAAATCTTCCTCCCCGTCCGGGACTTTTCTTCGGCCGGGGTTCTCAGCTGGTGGGGATTGCCGCCGCGCTGGCCCACCCACCCCGGGTGGTGGTCATCTCGGGTCCAGCGACCATAGGCAAGACATCTCTGGCGCTGGAGGCGGCCCACCGCAATGCCTGGCGCTTTTCCGGTGGCGTCGCCTTCGCCAAAGGCTCCTATCCGGAAAATACCTGGCCAAATACCGCCGATGACTTCTTCTACAGCCTGGCTGAGGCCCTTGGTCTGCGCCCGGAGCCAGGCAGGGTTACCGAGGCTTTGACCCTTTACACCGACCGGCAGCCCACCCTCCTGATTCTGGACAATGTGGATACCCTTCCTCCGCAGGAACTGAAACGCTTGCGGCAGTTTCTGGAGCGCTTGGGTGGAAGAAGTGCGGCGCTCGTCATGGCCCGATCACCACAGCGGTCTCTGGAAGAACTTCCCTGCGCCTGGCCCATATCCATCCACGAAGGCATCGGCATTGAGGCGGCGGCCTTTTATGCCCTGCGGCTGGCATGGGAGCGAAAAGTCCCTATCGGGGAGGAGCAGGCTAAAGAAATTGCCCTGGCTACCGACGGCCATCCCCATCTGGTGAACCTTCTTGTGGCCCAGGCCCGGCGGCGAGACCTGGAGGCATTCCTGCAGGAAATAAGGGAGCGCAGGGGCGATTTCCAGAAACAGCTGGAAAAGGTGTATGAATGGAGTGCCAGCCTTCTGGAAGAGAGGGGGCAGTTGAAAGCCTGGCAGACGTTGCTCCTTTTTCCTGGTGGTGTAGCCCCGGAGAGCCTTCTCCGGGCGGCGGCCGGAGAAGAGGCTATATCTGCCCTGCTGGAAGCCGCTCTGGCCGACTTTGATCCTGTGTTCCAATCCTGGCGCTGGCACGCCACCGTGGCGGAGTATGCTCGCCTCCACTGGCCTCTGACCGACGACAAACGCTTTGCACATCTGACTTCGCTTTTGCCGGAGTGGACGAAGTGGGTTGAGAATCTTCAACCCAACACTCCGGAGACAGCCCGCCGTCTGGAGGTCCAGCAGGTCAACCTGGAAGCAGTCCTGGGCGAGGCTGCGCGTCTACCCAGGGAGCTGCTTCGGGGCTTGCTGCGGTCGCTGGACAAAGTTTTGCCTCCTCCTGATAGAACCCTGGCCCTGCGAGCTTTTGAGGAACGGGTATATCGGACATGGGTGGAGCTGGCGGCGGAAGATGCCGAACGCGCAACAGCGCTTGGTATGCTGGGCCTGGCTCTTTCCTCCCTTGGTCGTTTGGAGGAGGCGCTGAAAGCTACGGAGGAAGCTTTGGGGATTTACCGTGGGCTTGCGGAAGTCAATCCCCAGGCTTTTC
- the ade gene encoding adenine deaminase has product MELSRIIKYARGEEEVDLLLKNVRLVNVLSGEIYLTNVAVARTKIVGFGEYRAKEVLDLDGYYLCPGFIDGHVHIESSMLTIPEFAKVVVPHGTTTVIIDPHEIANVLGLDGIRYMLESSKYNPLSVYVMLPSCVPATDMETSGSQLASYDIAPLFSNPWVLGLAEMMNYPGVIFGDGEVLAKIASARGHPIDGHAPGLTGKDLAAYIAAGIGSDHECTTLEEAREKLRLGMYVMIREGSTAKNLRDLLPLVTPTNARRMMFVTDDRHPGDLIREGHIDHIIRLAIDQGVDPILAIQMATLNPAEYFGLKDLGVIAVGRQADMVLFDNFKEFRILKVWRAGTLVAEDGKIIPWERPQRSIPLRSSMNIKWEGVDFKIPAQSSRVKVIEIIPGQIVTRKLITEAKVVDGYVVSDVERDILKIAVIERHTASGNMGKGLVKGFGLKKGAIASSVAHDSHNIVVVGVSDEEMMRAVREIEAMKGGLVAVADEQVLARLPLPIAGLMSEKSAYEVEAELEELTEATKALGCILEEPFMALSFLALPVIPELKLTDKGLVDVTEFRFVSLFE; this is encoded by the coding sequence ATGGAACTGAGCAGAATCATCAAATACGCGCGAGGCGAAGAGGAAGTTGACCTGCTTTTGAAAAACGTTCGCCTCGTCAATGTCCTCTCAGGAGAAATTTATCTCACTAATGTAGCGGTAGCTCGGACCAAAATCGTGGGCTTTGGGGAATACAGAGCGAAGGAAGTCCTGGACCTGGATGGCTACTATCTCTGCCCTGGCTTTATTGACGGCCACGTCCACATTGAAAGCTCCATGCTTACTATACCCGAATTCGCAAAGGTCGTGGTCCCCCACGGAACAACAACAGTGATTATAGACCCCCATGAGATCGCCAATGTCCTGGGCCTTGATGGGATAAGATATATGCTGGAATCCAGCAAATATAACCCTCTGAGCGTGTATGTAATGCTTCCATCCTGTGTGCCGGCTACGGATATGGAAACTTCGGGCTCCCAGCTGGCCTCATACGATATAGCCCCTCTCTTCAGCAACCCATGGGTCCTGGGATTAGCCGAAATGATGAACTATCCAGGCGTTATCTTCGGCGATGGGGAGGTCCTGGCTAAAATTGCCTCAGCCCGAGGCCACCCCATTGATGGTCATGCCCCCGGTCTAACGGGAAAGGATCTGGCAGCCTACATAGCCGCCGGGATAGGCTCAGATCACGAGTGCACTACCCTTGAAGAGGCCAGGGAAAAGCTCCGCCTCGGAATGTATGTGATGATCAGGGAAGGGTCCACGGCTAAAAACTTAAGGGACCTTCTGCCCCTGGTCACTCCGACCAACGCCCGCCGGATGATGTTCGTGACCGATGACCGGCATCCTGGGGACCTCATAAGGGAAGGGCACATTGACCACATAATAAGATTGGCCATAGACCAGGGCGTTGACCCCATTCTGGCTATCCAGATGGCAACATTGAACCCTGCGGAGTACTTCGGGCTTAAAGATCTTGGGGTTATTGCCGTGGGCCGCCAGGCCGATATGGTTCTTTTTGATAACTTCAAGGAATTCCGTATCCTCAAAGTTTGGCGGGCTGGAACTCTGGTGGCCGAGGATGGCAAAATAATCCCGTGGGAAAGGCCCCAGCGCTCAATCCCCCTTCGGAGCTCCATGAACATAAAGTGGGAAGGAGTTGATTTCAAAATCCCGGCCCAGTCTTCCAGGGTCAAAGTGATTGAGATAATCCCGGGCCAAATTGTAACCCGCAAGCTCATCACCGAAGCCAAAGTCGTAGATGGCTACGTGGTTTCGGACGTAGAAAGGGACATCCTAAAAATAGCGGTGATTGAGCGCCATACCGCTTCAGGAAACATGGGCAAAGGATTGGTTAAAGGGTTCGGCCTCAAGAAAGGAGCAATAGCTTCCTCCGTAGCCCATGACTCCCACAATATCGTGGTGGTAGGGGTAAGCGATGAAGAAATGATGAGAGCTGTGAGGGAAATTGAAGCCATGAAAGGAGGGCTCGTAGCGGTGGCTGATGAGCAGGTTCTGGCGCGGCTTCCTCTACCAATAGCCGGCCTTATGAGCGAAAAATCGGCTTATGAAGTAGAAGCTGAACTGGAAGAGCTAACGGAAGCCACCAAAGCCCTCGGTTGCATCCTGGAAGAACCTTTCATGGCGCTCAGTTTCCTCGCGCTCCCGGTGATCCCCGAACTCAAGCTTACCGACAAAGGGCTGGTGGATGTAACCGAATTCCGATTCGTAAGCCTTTTTGAGTGA
- a CDS encoding Maf family protein: MRKILLASSSPRRRELVAKLALPYEVVSKPVEESSLEGESPQEMVKRLALAKARAVCDFNSSHVILAADTIVFLEGNILGKPQDEKHAREMLLALKGRSHLVFTGVAVLVPPSLELVGVECTLVLMRDYSLEEIEAYVGSGRALDKAGAYGVQEEDFRPVAEVRGCYTNVMGLPLCLTAELLGKAGFRFKESPLQICESATPEEFRGSHALRLSPGC, translated from the coding sequence ATGCGCAAAATCCTCCTGGCCTCCTCTTCTCCACGCCGGCGCGAGCTTGTGGCAAAGCTCGCCCTTCCTTACGAGGTTGTCTCAAAACCAGTGGAAGAAAGCTCGCTGGAAGGCGAAAGTCCCCAGGAGATGGTTAAACGGTTAGCCCTGGCCAAAGCGAGGGCTGTTTGCGACTTTAACTCCAGCCATGTAATCCTGGCAGCCGACACCATTGTATTTCTTGAAGGGAATATCCTGGGCAAGCCCCAGGATGAAAAGCACGCCCGAGAGATGCTTCTGGCCCTTAAGGGACGCAGCCACCTGGTCTTCACCGGGGTGGCTGTGCTTGTCCCCCCATCCCTGGAATTAGTTGGGGTAGAGTGCACCCTTGTCCTCATGAGGGATTATTCCCTTGAAGAAATTGAAGCTTACGTCGGTTCGGGCAGGGCTCTGGATAAAGCCGGCGCTTACGGAGTGCAGGAAGAAGATTTCCGACCGGTAGCTGAAGTCCGGGGCTGTTACACCAATGTGATGGGTTTACCCCTCTGCCTTACAGCGGAACTTCTGGGGAAAGCAGGCTTTAGATTCAAAGAGTCTCCCCTTCAAATTTGTGAGAGCGCAACCCCCGAAGAATTCAGGGGTTCCCACGCCCTGCGGCTTTCTCCAGGATGCTGA
- a CDS encoding glycosyltransferase family 4 protein has translation MVMMVKIGFNGWFLKRLETGSGQYSRKLLEVLASRAEVRVLIPEARHLPESKGLLNLYKVWFESVLFPRYCLKEQVDVAFVPYMGPPLFSPRPLVVTVHDLIPFLFPEYSYSPAVKLYNALVKKAVPKARFILADSASTRGDVLRCFKISPEKVEVVYPGIGEEFRPVEDRAGAEEVVRGYGIRGPFFLYLGGFDRRKNLGLLLEAYCLFRERCPGEVPALVIAGKVPSRESPVLINPLKMVLEKGLKGSVLFTGWIAEEHKPALYSLAEAFVFPSLYEGFGFPPLEAMACGCPVLASSSSSLPEVLDGGALLLDPRDPEEWAASMERILREPELSQALREKGLRRAREFSWETTALSALSILEKAAGRGNP, from the coding sequence ATGGTGATGATGGTAAAAATAGGATTTAACGGCTGGTTCCTGAAAAGGCTGGAGACAGGATCCGGGCAGTATTCCAGGAAACTCCTGGAAGTTCTGGCCTCCAGAGCCGAGGTCAGGGTTTTAATTCCTGAGGCCCGGCATTTACCGGAGAGCAAAGGCCTGCTCAACCTTTATAAGGTTTGGTTTGAAAGCGTGCTCTTTCCCCGCTACTGCCTCAAGGAGCAGGTTGACGTGGCTTTTGTGCCATACATGGGCCCTCCGCTCTTTTCCCCCCGGCCCCTGGTTGTCACCGTTCACGACCTCATCCCTTTTCTTTTCCCCGAGTACTCTTATTCCCCAGCGGTGAAGCTCTACAATGCCCTTGTGAAAAAGGCCGTCCCGAAAGCTCGCTTTATCCTGGCTGACTCAGCTTCCACCAGGGGCGATGTCCTAAGATGCTTTAAGATAAGCCCGGAAAAGGTGGAAGTAGTTTATCCTGGAATAGGGGAAGAGTTCAGGCCGGTGGAGGACAGAGCCGGAGCAGAAGAGGTCGTGAGAGGGTATGGGATAAGGGGCCCCTTTTTCCTTTATCTTGGGGGTTTTGACCGCCGCAAGAACCTGGGCCTCCTCTTGGAAGCTTATTGCCTGTTCAGGGAAAGATGCCCAGGCGAAGTGCCAGCTCTGGTAATAGCAGGAAAAGTCCCCTCTCGGGAAAGCCCGGTTCTCATTAATCCTTTGAAGATGGTTCTGGAAAAGGGACTTAAGGGCAGTGTCCTCTTTACTGGCTGGATAGCCGAGGAGCACAAACCTGCCCTTTATTCCCTGGCCGAAGCTTTCGTCTTTCCATCCCTGTACGAAGGCTTCGGCTTTCCTCCCCTTGAGGCGATGGCCTGTGGGTGTCCGGTCCTGGCCTCTTCTTCCTCGTCGCTTCCGGAGGTTCTGGATGGCGGGGCTTTGCTTCTTGACCCTCGCGATCCTGAAGAGTGGGCTGCGAGCATGGAGAGAATTCTCAGAGAACCCGAGCTTTCTCAGGCTCTGAGAGAGAAGGGGCTGAGGAGGGCCAGGGAATTTTCCTGGGAAACTACCGCTCTCAGTGCTCTCAGCATCCTGGAGAAAGCCGCAGGGCGTGGGAACCCCTGA
- the larE gene encoding ATP-dependent sacrificial sulfur transferase LarE encodes MEEEFVKEQKLLDYLSGLGSVVVALSGGVDSSFLLWAALKALGPEKVLAVTLISPVVPARERRAVAQLAEELGARHLFLPTDQINDPQFLANPPERCYFCKKENFSRLIDLAREEGFQCVVEGSNTDDDRDFRPGAKAVKELGVLSPLKEVGLSKEEIRRLSRLAGLPTWDKPPESCLATRFPRGTPITLRELAMVEKAEDFLISLGLKMVRVRHHYPIARIEVGKEEMGKVVERAEEIASALKAIGYTYVVLDLEGYRPGGA; translated from the coding sequence ATGGAAGAAGAGTTTGTCAAAGAGCAGAAGCTTTTGGACTATCTTTCTGGGCTTGGAAGCGTTGTGGTGGCTCTCTCCGGAGGAGTGGATAGCTCCTTTCTCCTGTGGGCTGCTCTGAAAGCTCTGGGGCCGGAAAAAGTTCTGGCAGTTACGCTCATCTCGCCAGTGGTCCCCGCTCGGGAGCGCCGGGCAGTTGCCCAGTTGGCAGAAGAACTGGGAGCACGCCATCTTTTCCTCCCCACAGACCAGATAAATGACCCTCAATTCTTAGCCAATCCTCCAGAACGCTGTTACTTCTGCAAGAAGGAGAATTTCTCCAGGCTTATAGACCTGGCCCGAGAGGAAGGTTTCCAGTGCGTAGTGGAAGGCTCCAATACCGATGATGATCGCGATTTTCGGCCGGGCGCTAAAGCCGTAAAGGAGCTTGGAGTCCTCAGCCCCTTGAAAGAGGTAGGCCTCTCCAAAGAAGAGATACGCCGCCTCTCCCGCCTGGCAGGGCTCCCCACATGGGACAAGCCCCCTGAGAGCTGCCTGGCAACCCGCTTTCCCAGAGGGACGCCCATAACCCTAAGAGAGCTTGCCATGGTGGAAAAAGCGGAAGATTTCCTGATTTCCTTGGGGCTTAAGATGGTCAGAGTTCGCCACCATTACCCGATCGCCCGCATAGAGGTGGGGAAGGAGGAGATGGGTAAAGTGGTGGAAAGGGCAGAGGAGATCGCTTCAGCTCTGAAGGCTATCGGATATACCTATGTGGTCCTGGACCTGGAAGGTTACAGACCCGGAGGAGCTTGA
- the larB gene encoding nickel pincer cofactor biosynthesis protein LarB, giving the protein MDREKLRRLLEEVREGQKSVEEALEALRGFPFEDLEFARLDTHRALRKGFPEVIFCPGKTPAQVVELMRRLYEKSGRVMATRAFPEVVEAVTSAFPEARYFPEARIVFLGQPAPKTGRGTVLVITAGTADIPVAEEAAVTAELLGSSVERLYDVGVAGLHRLIAYQDKLFSANVIVVVAGMEGALPSVVGGLVARPVVAVPTSVGYGAHWGGLASLLTMLNTCAPGVVVVNIDNGFGAGYVAHLINQ; this is encoded by the coding sequence ATGGACAGGGAAAAACTTCGCCGGTTGCTGGAAGAGGTCAGGGAAGGCCAGAAGAGTGTGGAGGAAGCTCTTGAGGCCCTGCGAGGTTTCCCTTTTGAGGATCTGGAATTTGCCCGCCTGGATACCCATCGGGCGCTGAGGAAAGGGTTCCCCGAAGTTATCTTTTGCCCGGGCAAGACCCCCGCACAGGTGGTGGAACTTATGAGGCGCCTTTACGAAAAAAGCGGGCGAGTTATGGCCACGAGGGCTTTCCCGGAAGTGGTGGAAGCAGTTACCAGCGCTTTCCCCGAAGCCAGATACTTCCCGGAGGCCAGGATAGTATTCCTCGGGCAACCGGCCCCCAAAACGGGCCGGGGAACGGTGCTGGTCATAACAGCAGGCACGGCCGATATCCCGGTAGCCGAAGAAGCAGCGGTAACAGCAGAACTTTTGGGCAGCTCCGTTGAACGCCTCTACGACGTGGGGGTAGCCGGTTTGCACCGGTTGATAGCTTACCAGGACAAGCTCTTTTCGGCCAATGTTATTGTGGTGGTGGCGGGGATGGAGGGAGCACTCCCCAGCGTAGTGGGAGGACTGGTAGCTCGCCCCGTTGTGGCAGTTCCCACCAGTGTGGGATACGGAGCCCACTGGGGCGGGCTTGCTTCGCTTCTAACCATGCTCAACACCTGCGCTCCGGGCGTGGTGGTGGTCAACATAGATAACGGCTTCGGGGCTGGATACGTTGCCCACCTTATAAACCAGTGA
- the larC gene encoding nickel pincer cofactor biosynthesis protein LarC, which produces MRIAYFEAFAGASGNMILGALIDAGLELESLIEGLKTLPIGGYSITASRVKKRGIAGTFVEVKVTEPQEERGLPEIEEIIMRSSLPEKVKALSLRVFRRLAEAEARVHDIPVEKVHFHEVGAVDAIVDVVGSILGLELLGVEEVYVSPLHLGYGMVKGAHGPLPVPAPATMELVRGVPVYGWDVEAELLTPTGAAILTTLARSFGSPPPFKVEKVGYGAGLWDLPFPNLLRLCIGVREEEIAGYEEDYVTVLEANIDDMNPQWFENLLEKLMEAGALDVYLTPLQMKKGRPGVKLGVLLKDEKLAPVLDTIFAESTTIGVRAYRAKRWKLEREEVPVLTPFGEIRVKVARKGGQILNLAPEYEDCRKVAKEMGLPVKEIYQIALEEARRKLKGELSAGIQSAPVPSRRV; this is translated from the coding sequence ATGAGAATAGCCTACTTTGAAGCCTTCGCCGGAGCCAGCGGGAACATGATCTTGGGAGCCCTCATAGATGCAGGTCTGGAGCTGGAAAGCCTCATAGAGGGCTTGAAAACCCTGCCGATCGGCGGTTATTCTATTACCGCTTCCCGGGTTAAAAAGCGAGGGATTGCCGGGACATTCGTAGAAGTGAAGGTAACAGAACCTCAGGAGGAAAGGGGCCTGCCAGAGATTGAAGAAATAATCATGAGAAGCTCGCTCCCGGAAAAGGTCAAAGCCTTGAGCCTGAGGGTTTTCCGCCGCCTGGCCGAAGCCGAAGCCAGAGTTCACGACATCCCGGTGGAGAAAGTTCACTTCCACGAAGTAGGAGCAGTAGATGCCATCGTGGACGTAGTGGGCAGCATCCTCGGGCTTGAACTCCTCGGGGTAGAAGAAGTTTATGTCTCGCCTCTCCACCTTGGCTACGGGATGGTGAAAGGCGCCCATGGCCCCTTGCCAGTCCCCGCCCCGGCCACCATGGAACTCGTAAGAGGTGTCCCTGTATACGGCTGGGATGTGGAAGCCGAACTTCTCACCCCTACCGGGGCAGCCATATTGACAACCCTGGCCCGTTCTTTCGGCAGCCCCCCTCCATTTAAAGTGGAAAAGGTAGGGTATGGAGCAGGGCTGTGGGACCTGCCCTTTCCTAACCTCCTGCGCCTCTGCATCGGGGTCAGAGAAGAAGAAATAGCCGGCTACGAAGAAGATTACGTGACAGTCCTTGAAGCCAACATTGACGATATGAACCCTCAGTGGTTTGAAAACCTCCTGGAAAAACTTATGGAAGCGGGTGCCCTTGATGTCTATCTAACCCCACTCCAGATGAAGAAAGGAAGGCCAGGGGTAAAGCTCGGGGTGTTGCTTAAGGATGAAAAGCTCGCACCAGTATTGGACACAATTTTTGCTGAAAGCACCACCATAGGGGTAAGAGCTTACAGGGCAAAGCGGTGGAAACTTGAGAGAGAAGAAGTGCCAGTTCTCACCCCCTTTGGGGAAATCAGGGTGAAAGTCGCCAGAAAAGGAGGGCAAATCCTTAATCTGGCCCCCGAATACGAGGATTGTCGGAAAGTGGCAAAGGAAATGGGCCTGCCGGTCAAAGAAATCTACCAGATCGCTCTGGAAGAGGCTCGCAGGAAACTAAAGGGAGAGTTGAGTGCGGGAATTCAGAGTGCTCCAGTACCATCACGGAGGGTTTGA
- the fdhD gene encoding formate dehydrogenase accessory sulfurtransferase FdhD yields MREFRVLQYHHGGFERVPKPLPEESLLVLRVNGQDWVSLYCTPQHLRELALGFLYLEGVIKGLEDVVVVRVCENSGVVEVVLYHDITLPSRKVITSGCGQGVTHLTGETDLHLEGGPCLAPEKIFSLLNELYRSSVSYREAGGIHSSAISDGERILWVAEDIGRHNTLDKIKGHCLLEGIETEGKVILTTGRISAEMLLKAAKMGVTFLVSRTSPTARAVELAEKWGITLVGYARGDSFRVYSHPERLEV; encoded by the coding sequence GTGCGGGAATTCAGAGTGCTCCAGTACCATCACGGAGGGTTTGAGAGGGTCCCGAAGCCTCTGCCCGAAGAATCCCTCTTGGTCTTGAGGGTCAATGGTCAGGATTGGGTCAGCCTCTACTGCACTCCCCAGCACCTTAGAGAGCTGGCTTTAGGTTTTCTGTACCTGGAAGGGGTTATAAAAGGGCTGGAAGATGTGGTCGTGGTTCGGGTCTGTGAGAATTCCGGGGTTGTGGAAGTAGTCCTTTACCACGATATAACCCTGCCCTCCCGAAAGGTTATAACCTCTGGGTGCGGGCAAGGGGTTACTCACCTGACGGGGGAAACGGACCTTCACCTTGAAGGAGGCCCTTGTCTTGCTCCGGAAAAGATTTTCTCCCTCTTGAATGAGCTATATCGCTCTTCCGTTTCCTACCGCGAAGCCGGAGGGATTCACTCCTCGGCCATAAGCGATGGGGAAAGAATCCTCTGGGTAGCGGAAGATATCGGGCGGCACAATACGCTGGATAAAATCAAAGGGCATTGCCTCCTTGAGGGGATTGAGACAGAAGGCAAGGTAATTTTAACCACCGGGCGAATTTCCGCCGAAATGCTGCTGAAAGCCGCCAAGATGGGGGTCACCTTCCTCGTTTCCCGCACTTCCCCTACAGCTCGGGCTGTGGAGCTGGCGGAGAAATGGGGCATCACTCTGGTTGGGTACGCCAGAGGGGACAGCTTCAGAGTTTACTCTCACCCCGAGCGTCTTGAGGTTTAA
- a CDS encoding glycosyltransferase family 2 protein produces MLTWLYILVALALALFGFNQLVILALYFRHFRRKLAPPPPLKGEWPSVTVQLPIYNEASVVDRAIEALARLDYPREKLEIQVLDDSDDETTKIALKKVREWKSRGLNIALIHRDGRNGFKAGALAEGLERAAGEFIAIFDADFVPPPDFLRRTIPYFLQNPRLGMLQTRWGHLNREYSPLTRAQALALDGHFLVEQVARQRAGLFMGFNGSAGVWRKSCIEDAGGWQSDTLTEDLDLSYRAQLKGWECLFLPEVVVPAEIPPQLNAFKAQQRRWAKGSIQCLLKLSPAVLNSSRPAFHKFEALLHLGSYLVHPLMLLSLILILPLILQDIKVHFPLTYVMIASFGPPLVYFVAALRNPEKGPKEMIFFPLLALVGIGIALNNTIAIVEALLRRKGRFERTPKFRLYRREGEWESSPYAIKTEKVAFGEILLALYALLTLAVAWIKGFYWAAPFFLLYAGGFGYVGIGSLWHSLRPAFHQRNRGKIWKVRLRNGRGLA; encoded by the coding sequence TTGCTAACGTGGCTTTACATCCTTGTAGCATTGGCTCTGGCCCTCTTCGGATTCAATCAGCTGGTTATTCTGGCCCTTTACTTCCGACACTTCAGACGTAAGCTGGCCCCACCTCCACCCTTAAAAGGAGAATGGCCTTCAGTAACCGTCCAGCTGCCGATATACAACGAAGCCAGCGTGGTGGATAGAGCCATAGAAGCCCTGGCTCGCCTGGATTATCCCCGGGAAAAATTAGAAATCCAGGTCCTGGACGATTCCGATGACGAGACCACAAAGATTGCTCTGAAAAAGGTGAGGGAATGGAAATCCCGAGGCCTCAACATAGCCCTGATCCACAGAGATGGGAGGAATGGATTCAAAGCAGGGGCTCTGGCCGAAGGGCTGGAAAGGGCCGCTGGAGAATTCATCGCCATATTTGACGCCGACTTTGTCCCTCCACCGGATTTCCTCCGCCGAACAATACCCTATTTCCTCCAGAACCCCCGCCTGGGAATGCTCCAAACCCGATGGGGACATCTCAACCGGGAATATTCGCCTCTCACCAGGGCACAGGCCCTGGCCTTGGATGGTCACTTTCTGGTGGAACAGGTTGCTCGCCAGAGGGCGGGCCTTTTCATGGGATTCAATGGTTCAGCCGGGGTATGGCGCAAAAGTTGCATAGAAGACGCCGGAGGATGGCAAAGCGATACCTTAACCGAAGACCTGGACTTGAGCTACAGGGCTCAGCTCAAAGGGTGGGAATGTCTTTTCCTACCAGAGGTTGTAGTCCCCGCTGAAATCCCACCTCAGTTGAATGCCTTTAAAGCTCAACAGAGAAGGTGGGCAAAGGGGTCAATTCAGTGCCTTTTGAAGCTTTCCCCCGCTGTGCTCAACTCCTCGCGACCCGCTTTCCACAAGTTTGAAGCCTTACTGCACCTCGGAAGCTACCTGGTTCACCCCCTCATGCTTCTCTCTCTTATCCTTATCCTGCCCCTTATCCTTCAGGATATAAAAGTCCATTTTCCCCTGACCTACGTGATGATCGCGAGTTTTGGACCGCCCCTGGTCTACTTCGTAGCTGCGCTCAGAAACCCGGAAAAGGGACCAAAAGAGATGATCTTTTTCCCCTTATTAGCCCTTGTGGGGATAGGAATTGCCCTCAACAACACCATTGCCATAGTTGAAGCATTGCTTAGGAGGAAAGGGAGGTTTGAGAGAACCCCCAAATTCCGCCTCTACCGCAGAGAAGGGGAATGGGAAAGCAGCCCATATGCCATAAAAACAGAAAAAGTGGCCTTCGGAGAAATCCTTCTGGCCCTTTACGCCCTATTAACCTTAGCAGTAGCCTGGATCAAAGGATTCTACTGGGCCGCTCCCTTTTTCCTTCTCTATGCCGGCGGATTCGGCTACGTGGGGATAGGAAGCCTCTGGCATTCTTTACGCCCGGCTTTCCACCAACGGAACAGAGGAAAAATCTGGAAAGTTCGCCTCAGAAATGGCCGTGGACTGGCTTAA